One segment of Cetobacterium sp. NK01 DNA contains the following:
- a CDS encoding carbohydrate ABC transporter permease gives MKKKKASELLFNALNHTVFVGITLIVLVPLLLVVLSSFKTPEQIAQGYHLSLPAPFSLDNYKEVFKNGNVLTGFKNSMLLVLGTITINVILSSMVAYSLSRFEFKLKKVYFFLFSFSMLIPSFIAEITRFGIIGRLGIYDTLLAPMVIYISTDILQIYVYKQFIDQIPYSLDESARIDGCSYFKIYWKVIFPLILPATATLIILKSVDVLNDMFTPYLYMPSAANATLTTMLMNYVGRSGSWAKLSAAIVIVMLPTVIMYLIFKKKILSGIVAGAVKE, from the coding sequence TTGAAGAAGAAAAAAGCAAGCGAGTTACTGTTTAATGCCCTTAATCACACAGTTTTTGTAGGTATAACTTTGATAGTTTTAGTACCTTTGCTTCTTGTAGTGTTATCATCTTTTAAAACTCCAGAGCAGATAGCTCAAGGTTATCATCTCTCTTTACCTGCACCATTTTCACTAGATAACTATAAAGAGGTTTTCAAAAATGGAAATGTTTTAACAGGATTTAAAAACTCTATGCTTTTAGTTTTAGGAACCATAACAATTAATGTTATTTTAAGTAGTATGGTTGCTTACTCTTTAAGTAGATTTGAGTTTAAATTAAAAAAAGTTTATTTCTTTCTATTTAGTTTTTCAATGTTGATACCTAGTTTTATTGCTGAGATAACAAGATTTGGAATAATAGGAAGACTTGGAATATATGATACTCTTTTAGCACCAATGGTAATCTATATATCAACAGATATACTTCAAATATATGTCTATAAACAATTTATAGATCAGATTCCATACTCTTTAGATGAAAGTGCTAGAATAGATGGATGTTCATATTTTAAAATCTATTGGAAAGTTATATTTCCACTTATATTACCAGCTACAGCAACACTTATAATATTAAAGTCTGTAGATGTATTAAATGATATGTTTACACCATATCTATATATGCCTAGTGCTGCTAATGCAACACTTACAACAATGCTAATGAATTATGTGGGGCGTAGTGGATCATGGGCTAAATTATCAGCTGCAATAGTAATAGTTATGTTACCAACAGTTATAATGTATTTGATATTTAAGAAAAAGATTTTATCAGGAATAGTTGCAGGAGCTGTTAAAGAGTAA
- a CDS encoding carbohydrate ABC transporter permease, with translation MDNKKEKVFLHIVLITGVIFTLIPFIWMFLTSVKTLGESIQVPPVIFPSEFKWSNYKDVMATMPFMKFYYNTIAYTVVRTIGQIIFCSMAAYAFARIEFPFRNTIFLLLLAVLMVPGQIFLLPQYMIIQKLGLLNTLSGLIIPGLFSSFGTFLMRQFFMTLPKELEEAAIIDGCNHFQIYYKIMLPLVKPGIVALIIITALASWNQLMWPLIVNTSTDKMTLSAGLAALSGQHGTDYPLAMAGAILGVLPMLIMFIIFQKKFIEGMASTGIK, from the coding sequence ATGGACAACAAAAAAGAAAAAGTTTTTTTGCATATTGTTCTTATAACTGGAGTTATATTTACTTTAATTCCATTTATTTGGATGTTTCTAACCTCTGTTAAAACTTTAGGGGAAAGTATACAAGTTCCACCTGTTATTTTTCCATCTGAATTTAAATGGAGTAATTATAAAGATGTTATGGCTACTATGCCTTTTATGAAGTTTTACTATAACACCATTGCTTATACTGTGGTTAGAACAATTGGACAAATAATCTTTTGTTCTATGGCTGCGTATGCTTTTGCTAGGATTGAGTTTCCATTTAGAAATACAATATTTCTATTATTACTAGCTGTTTTAATGGTTCCTGGGCAGATTTTTTTACTACCACAATATATGATTATTCAAAAATTAGGACTATTAAATACTTTAAGTGGTCTTATTATCCCAGGATTATTTAGTTCTTTTGGAACTTTTTTAATGAGACAATTTTTTATGACTCTTCCTAAAGAATTAGAAGAAGCTGCAATTATAGATGGATGTAATCATTTTCAAATCTATTATAAAATTATGCTACCTCTTGTTAAACCTGGTATTGTAGCTTTAATTATAATAACAGCTCTTGCTAGTTGGAACCAACTTATGTGGCCTCTTATTGTTAACACTTCTACTGATAAGATGACCCTTTCTGCTGGTCTTGCTGCTCTATCTGGACAACACGGAACTGATTATCCTTTAGCTATGGCTGGAGCTATTTTAGGAGTTTTACCTATGCTAATTATGTTTATAATATTCCAAAAGAAATTTATTGAAGGAATGGCATCAACTGGTATAAAATAA
- a CDS encoding carbohydrate ABC transporter permease, which translates to MRKDKFQNSMWAYLMIAPLVIGIGIFYIFPFFQNLYFSLTNLGAFGQFKYIGFKNYEKLMYDPKMYQALKNTFVYVLFSVPLGITCSTLVATMLNSKIKGLTIYRVLYFLPAVTMPTAIAMVWRWMYNKEFGLLNQFLNNFGFESRAWLSDPQTALYAVIVVAIWSNIGYNMVILLAGLQGIPKMYYEAAKIDGAGPVTCFFKITLPLLSPSLFFVTVMSFINSFQIFDLVFMMVNRTNPAFESSMTIVYFFYTNAFQMSERGYAAAIAVVLFIIIMAFTWIQLKLQKKLVNY; encoded by the coding sequence ATGAGAAAAGATAAATTTCAAAATAGTATGTGGGCATATCTTATGATTGCCCCCTTAGTTATTGGTATTGGAATTTTTTATATATTTCCATTTTTCCAAAATCTTTATTTTAGTTTAACTAACCTTGGAGCCTTTGGACAATTTAAATATATTGGTTTTAAAAACTATGAAAAACTTATGTATGATCCTAAAATGTATCAAGCTTTAAAAAATACTTTTGTTTATGTTTTGTTTTCTGTTCCTTTGGGAATAACTTGCTCTACATTAGTTGCTACTATGTTAAATAGTAAAATTAAAGGTCTTACAATTTATAGAGTTTTATATTTTCTACCTGCTGTTACAATGCCTACAGCTATTGCTATGGTTTGGCGATGGATGTATAATAAAGAGTTTGGTCTTTTAAATCAATTTCTAAATAACTTTGGCTTTGAATCTAGAGCTTGGTTGTCAGACCCTCAAACAGCCTTATATGCTGTTATAGTTGTTGCTATATGGTCTAATATAGGCTATAACATGGTTATACTTCTTGCTGGTTTACAAGGTATTCCTAAAATGTATTATGAAGCTGCTAAAATAGATGGTGCTGGTCCTGTTACCTGTTTTTTTAAGATTACTTTACCACTACTTAGTCCATCACTATTCTTTGTTACCGTAATGTCTTTTATTAATTCATTCCAAATATTTGACTTAGTTTTTATGATGGTAAATCGAACTAACCCAGCTTTTGAAAGTAGTATGACAATTGTATATTTCTTCTATACAAATGCTTTCCAAATGTCTGAAAGAGGTTATGCTGCTGCTATTGCTGTTGTTTTATTTATCATTATTATGGCTTTCACTTGGATTCAACTTAAACTACAAAAAAAGCTAGTTAACTATTAG
- a CDS encoding ABC transporter substrate-binding protein encodes MKKIILSLLSLGLLTSLTGCGSDEKTTSSNKDKVLKLALWDANQKPVIESMISNFEKENPGVKVVVEITPFSQYWTKLETAATGGQLQDIFWINAPNFTKYAKANMILPIQDLVDNKSINKDSFPEGMIKMYTYDNKLMAAPKDIDTTALWYNKEIFDSLKLQYPNDNWTWNDMVTTAKEIKNKTGNYGLALGFAGQEDYYEIISQFGGRVISPDKKTSGFSDPNTIAAVKEIKELLDEKVIPSLGEIADTRSSDLFQSQKVAMTYSGSWMVKQYMKNEIIKDKVDLAKLPLKTKDAAIIHGLGYAIYSQTKHPEEAKKLVTYLSSKDSHDTQAKSGIVIPAYIESQEIWTESYPNLNLHGYSKMLPNGIEYPASLNTGKWEDVMNEYLNKVWMGELTPEKACEIINEKMNAILKEEV; translated from the coding sequence ATGAAAAAAATTATTCTATCATTATTAAGTCTAGGTCTTTTAACTTCTTTAACAGGGTGTGGTAGTGATGAAAAAACTACTTCTTCAAATAAAGATAAAGTTTTAAAACTTGCTCTTTGGGATGCCAACCAAAAACCTGTTATTGAAAGTATGATCAGTAATTTTGAAAAAGAAAACCCAGGTGTTAAAGTTGTTGTTGAAATAACTCCTTTTTCTCAATATTGGACTAAACTTGAAACTGCAGCTACTGGCGGACAACTTCAAGATATATTCTGGATCAATGCTCCAAATTTTACAAAATATGCTAAAGCCAATATGATTCTTCCTATTCAAGATCTAGTAGATAATAAATCTATTAACAAGGATTCTTTTCCTGAAGGAATGATCAAGATGTATACTTATGACAATAAACTTATGGCCGCTCCAAAAGATATTGATACTACAGCTCTTTGGTACAATAAAGAAATTTTTGACTCTTTAAAACTTCAATATCCTAATGACAATTGGACTTGGAACGACATGGTAACAACTGCTAAAGAGATAAAAAATAAAACTGGGAACTATGGTTTAGCTCTAGGTTTTGCTGGACAAGAGGACTATTATGAAATAATATCTCAGTTTGGTGGAAGAGTTATATCTCCTGATAAAAAAACTAGTGGATTTTCAGATCCAAATACTATAGCTGCAGTAAAAGAGATAAAAGAACTTTTAGATGAAAAAGTTATTCCTAGTCTTGGAGAGATTGCAGACACTAGATCTTCTGATCTTTTCCAATCTCAGAAGGTTGCTATGACATATTCAGGTTCTTGGATGGTTAAACAATATATGAAAAATGAAATCATAAAAGATAAAGTTGATTTGGCTAAATTACCTTTAAAAACTAAGGATGCTGCTATTATTCATGGTCTTGGTTACGCTATCTATTCACAAACTAAGCATCCTGAAGAAGCTAAAAAATTAGTGACATACTTATCTAGTAAAGATTCACACGACACTCAAGCTAAGAGTGGTATAGTTATCCCTGCTTATATAGAATCTCAAGAGATTTGGACTGAGTCATATCCTAACTTAAATCTACATGGTTATTCTAAGATGTTACCTAATGGAATTGAATACCCTGCATCTTTAAATACTGGTAAATGGGAAGATGTTATGAATGAGTATCTAAATAAAGTTTGGATGGGGGAATTAACTCCTGAAAAAGCTTGTGAGATTATAAACGAAAAAATGAATGCTATTTTAAAAGAGGAAGTTTAG
- a CDS encoding LacI family DNA-binding transcriptional regulator, protein MKNKRMTMTEIANLVGVSQATVSRAINQPEKVKPEVREKIQYFIDKYKFIPNENAKTMRGVGSKILGFIVFSFSNYYYLDMIKYAEKLAREKGYSLLVMNSEKSADFELEHIKMMLARNVEGILIAPVDEKNLDFLESTAVPFVALNEDFPGHNYVTTSLVEGGEIACQHLINQGHKHIGYIGGDHKKYNPKLDGVKKALKENNLNFKSDSFIKVDTVNLTGEDIENVLKKKKLSCTAYVASNDEVACLFMKKANEAGYKIPEDIALVGFDNTIVSKLLEITSITQPTEAMVKEGIEIILNNQSIKKTLQLSPGIEIRKSSLK, encoded by the coding sequence ATGAAAAACAAAAGAATGACAATGACAGAGATTGCTAATTTAGTTGGTGTATCTCAAGCTACCGTATCAAGAGCCATTAATCAACCAGAAAAAGTAAAACCTGAAGTTAGAGAAAAAATACAATATTTTATAGATAAATATAAATTTATTCCCAATGAAAATGCTAAAACTATGAGAGGAGTTGGTAGTAAAATACTGGGATTTATTGTTTTTAGCTTTTCTAATTATTACTATTTAGATATGATTAAGTATGCTGAAAAATTAGCTCGAGAAAAAGGATATAGTTTACTTGTTATGAACTCTGAAAAAAGTGCTGATTTTGAATTAGAACATATAAAAATGATGCTAGCTAGAAATGTAGAAGGAATACTTATAGCACCTGTAGATGAAAAAAATCTTGATTTTTTAGAGAGCACTGCAGTTCCTTTTGTCGCTTTAAATGAAGACTTTCCAGGTCATAATTACGTTACAACATCTTTAGTTGAAGGTGGAGAAATAGCGTGTCAACATCTTATTAATCAAGGACATAAACATATAGGTTATATCGGTGGAGATCATAAAAAATATAATCCAAAACTTGATGGAGTAAAGAAAGCTTTAAAAGAGAATAATTTAAACTTTAAGTCTGATTCTTTTATTAAAGTTGATACTGTTAATCTAACAGGGGAAGATATTGAGAACGTTTTAAAAAAGAAAAAACTTTCTTGTACTGCTTATGTTGCATCTAATGATGAAGTTGCATGTTTATTTATGAAAAAAGCCAACGAAGCAGGTTATAAAATTCCAGAAGATATTGCTTTAGTAGGATTTGATAATACTATAGTTTCTAAACTTCTTGAAATTACAAGTATCACTCAACCTACAGAGGCTATGGTTAAAGAGGGTATTGAGATTATATTAAACAACCAAAGTATTAAAAAAACACTTCAACTTTCTCCAGGAATTGAAATTAGAAAGAGTAGTTTAAAATAA